The Phalacrocorax carbo chromosome 28, bPhaCar2.1, whole genome shotgun sequence genome has a window encoding:
- the NUDT17 gene encoding nucleoside diphosphate-linked moiety X motif 17 isoform X2 — MAGLGRALVQVHVRRGGAGRPASFGQRPRSCPAKLLGSPPLALPAELRGRGVVAGVAVLLRASTGHILLTRRASTLRVFPNAWVPPGGHVEPGEELLATGLRELEEETGLRLEAGTFSWRMLGLWESVYPPTLSQGLPRRHHVVAYLLLLSAEPHERLEGRMRPSESEVSAYAWLEPPVLEAIAATEEGAESLGNVPSALPATVGITELSRGSSSSTQLPTAALLNAAEGEDVERLSAGTRFALRRWLESLGERERGRPEGSGAPACARPPMQ, encoded by the exons atggcggggctggggcgcgCGCTGGTGCAAGTGCACGTgcggcggggtggggcggggcggcccgcgAGCTTCGGGCAG cgcccccggtCCTGCCCCGCCAAGCTCCTGGGGTCGCCGCCGCTCGCCCTCCCCGCCgagctgcggggccggggggtggtGGCGGGGGTGGCCGTGCTGCTGCGGGCCAGCACCGGCCACATCCTGCTCACCCGCCGCGCCAGCACCCTCCGTGTCTTCCCCAACGCCTGGGTGCCGCCTG GTGGGCACGTGGAGCCAGGCGAAGAG CTGCTGGCCACGGGCCtgcgggagctggaggaggagacGGGGCTGCGCCTGGAAGCCGGGACCTTCTCCTGGCGGATGCTCGGCCTCTGGGAG TCCGTCTATCCGCCCACGCTGAGCCAGGGGCTGCCGCGCCGCCACCACGTCGTCGcctacctgctgctgctctccgcCGAGCCCCACGAGCGGCTGGAG GGCAGGATGCGTCCCAGCGAGAGCGAGGTGAGCGCCTACGCCTGGCTGGAGCCCCCCGTCCTGGAGGCCATCGCGGCCACGGAAGAGGGAGCCGAGAGCTTGGGGAACGTCCCCAGCGCCCTGCCGGCCACCGTGGG CATCACGGAGCTGAGCCGcggctcctccagcagcacccagctcccGACCGCGGCCCTCCTGAACGCGGCCGAAGGGGAGGACGTGGAACGCCTCAGCGCCGGCACCAGGTTCGCCCTCCGGCGctggctggagtccctgggggAGCGGGAGCGAGGCCGGCCCGAGGGCAGCGGCGCCCCAGCCTGCGCCCGCCCCCCGATGCAATAA
- the NUDT17 gene encoding nucleoside diphosphate-linked moiety X motif 17 isoform X1 has protein sequence MAGLGRALVQVHVRRGGAGRPASFGQSVTSTFCPTAEDAAVVSCGLHRGHFLLSDEAFPGSTLTLLERPRSCPAKLLGSPPLALPAELRGRGVVAGVAVLLRASTGHILLTRRASTLRVFPNAWVPPGGHVEPGEELLATGLRELEEETGLRLEAGTFSWRMLGLWESVYPPTLSQGLPRRHHVVAYLLLLSAEPHERLEGRMRPSESEVSAYAWLEPPVLEAIAATEEGAESLGNVPSALPATVGITELSRGSSSSTQLPTAALLNAAEGEDVERLSAGTRFALRRWLESLGERERGRPEGSGAPACARPPMQ, from the exons atggcggggctggggcgcgCGCTGGTGCAAGTGCACGTgcggcggggtggggcggggcggcccgcgAGCTTCGGGCAG AGCGTCACCAGCACCTTCTGCCCCACGGCTGAGGACGCGGCCGTGGTGAGCTGCGGGCTGCACCGCGGCCACTTCCTCCTCTCAGACGAGGCCTTCCCTGGCTCCACCCTCACCCTCCTCGAG cgcccccggtCCTGCCCCGCCAAGCTCCTGGGGTCGCCGCCGCTCGCCCTCCCCGCCgagctgcggggccggggggtggtGGCGGGGGTGGCCGTGCTGCTGCGGGCCAGCACCGGCCACATCCTGCTCACCCGCCGCGCCAGCACCCTCCGTGTCTTCCCCAACGCCTGGGTGCCGCCTG GTGGGCACGTGGAGCCAGGCGAAGAG CTGCTGGCCACGGGCCtgcgggagctggaggaggagacGGGGCTGCGCCTGGAAGCCGGGACCTTCTCCTGGCGGATGCTCGGCCTCTGGGAG TCCGTCTATCCGCCCACGCTGAGCCAGGGGCTGCCGCGCCGCCACCACGTCGTCGcctacctgctgctgctctccgcCGAGCCCCACGAGCGGCTGGAG GGCAGGATGCGTCCCAGCGAGAGCGAGGTGAGCGCCTACGCCTGGCTGGAGCCCCCCGTCCTGGAGGCCATCGCGGCCACGGAAGAGGGAGCCGAGAGCTTGGGGAACGTCCCCAGCGCCCTGCCGGCCACCGTGGG CATCACGGAGCTGAGCCGcggctcctccagcagcacccagctcccGACCGCGGCCCTCCTGAACGCGGCCGAAGGGGAGGACGTGGAACGCCTCAGCGCCGGCACCAGGTTCGCCCTCCGGCGctggctggagtccctgggggAGCGGGAGCGAGGCCGGCCCGAGGGCAGCGGCGCCCCAGCCTGCGCCCGCCCCCCGATGCAATAA